A genomic segment from Malaclemys terrapin pileata isolate rMalTer1 chromosome 1, rMalTer1.hap1, whole genome shotgun sequence encodes:
- the LOC128843260 gene encoding C3a anaphylatoxin chemotactic receptor-like translates to MSLLLRSNSTYKPDDGATLQYTPEIIGSLIIFILTFILGLLGNGLVIWVAGLKMKRTVNTVWFLHLAIADFLCCLSLPFSIIHLILHEYWPYGRFLCKVIPSAIILNMFASVFLLTAISIDRCLMVMKPVWCQNHRNVRLASVMCGCIWLLAFIMCCPAFLYRETFEDVFGKTVCSYQFGDDRDFMDYGNDSAMSSGISPDEYSVFFSSGDIPGSLYNDTDLLGNLNDDFSNSSRPTTLLIIGITRIVFGFLLPFIIMTVCYILIVVKMHGAQFTKPRGKTLRVILVVVVAFFVCWAPFHVVGALSLLAMPGTGFREAVALWDHLSTALAYANSCINPLLYVFVGRDFRQKARQSVQGILEGAFSEEVTRSTSYSRDRTKTSAYRDISSNTL, encoded by the coding sequence ATGTCTCTGCTCCTGAGGAGTAACAGCACATACAAGCCAGATGATGGTGCCACACTACAGTACACGCCAGAAATCATTGGTTCCTTAATTATCTTCATTCTCACCTTTATCCTGGGCCTCCTGGGCAATGGCTTGGTGATCTGGGTGGCTGGCCTGAAAATGAAGCGGACCGTGAACACTGTGTGGTTCCTGCACCTTGCCATCGCTGACTTCCTGTGCTGCTTGTCTCTGCCATTCTCCATCATTCACCTGATCCTCCATGAGTACTGGCCATATGGCCGCTTCCTCTGCAAGGTTATCCCATCAGCCATCATCCTCAACATGTTTGCCAGCGTCTTCCTCCTCACTGCCATCAGCATTGACCGGTGCCTGATGGTGATGAAGCCAGTTTGGTGTCAGAACCACCGTAACGTGAGGCTTGCATCAGTGATGTGCGGTTGTATCTGGCTCTTGGCTTTCATTATGTGTTGTCCTGCCTTCCTCTACCGTGAGACCTTCGAAGATGTATTCGGCAAAACTGTTTGTAGTTATCAATTTGGAGATGATAGGGATTTCATGGATTATGGGAATGATTCAGCCATGAGCTCTGGCATATCCCCAGATgaatattctgtttttttctcCAGCGGTGATATTCCTGGCAGCCTTTACAATGATACTGACTTACTGGGGAACTTAAATGATGACTTCTCCAACAGCAGTCGGCCAACCACCCTACTGATCATCGGTATTACCAGGATTGTCTTtggcttcctccttccctttaTCATAATGACAGTTTGCTACATCCTTATAGTCGTCAAGATGCATGGAGCCCAATTTACCAAACCCCGTGGTAAGACACTGCGAGTGATTCTGGTTGTGGTGGTTGCCTTCTTTGTCTGTTGGGCTCCCTTCCATGTAGTTGGGGCACTGTCTCTCCTAGCTATGCCAGGCACTGGATTTAGGGAGGCAGTAGCACTGTGGGACCACCTCTCTACAGCACTAGCCTATGCCAACAGCTGCATCAACCCTTTGCTCTACGTATTTGTGGGGAGGGACTTCAGGCAGAAGGCACGCCAATCGGTGCAGGGCATCTTGGAGGGCGCCTTCAGCGAGGAAGTTACACGCTCCACTTCCTACTCACGGGACAGGACCAAGACTTCAGCATACAGGGATATCAGCAGCAACACCCTCTAA